Genomic window (Cucumis sativus cultivar 9930 chromosome 2, Cucumber_9930_V3, whole genome shotgun sequence):
agcaacgtTTAAGAAAACggcaaatacaataaaatctatgatagacttatatcgcTAAGTAGACTTTAATtcttattgatattttttgaCATAACctttgaaaaatcaagagCGGTGATTTCCTATCTTTTTGCTATAGTCTTTGACATAAACATAGTCCTCTTTTTCTACACAATACTACCAAAAGATACAACTCCATCAAAGATATGTGGAATgctgaaaatttgaaatgggaCCTTTTTCGAGAAGACCGTGAGAGAAGTGTGTAGACACATTTGTGGAATGAGATCAAAATCATCCTCAATTCCCCCTTGCTTGATCATGGCTAGGATCCTTCCTATTTGGAGCTTGAATACCAATGGTAGCTTCATGATTGCCTCCATTAAAAGGCTTTACATAACAGTAATCAAGCCGATCTTAACAATTCTAACGAgcaaatttatcaaaatcttTGGAAGTCGATCATCCCCCAAAAATGCAAATTCTTTATTTGGTCTCTCTTTCATGAATGAATGTATCAACACAACTGAACATTTACAAAGGAGACTTCCATCGTGGAGCTTGAAACCATCCTTGTGTCTTATGTGCAAAACCGCCGATGAAGACAGAAATCATCTTTTATCTCTTGTCCACTTGTAAATGGTATATGGAAAAATGTTGGTGTTCTGCTTAACCAttccttcattttttagaACACTGTCTCCCTTTGCAAATATATGTGCAAATCAAAGGTGAAAACAAATAAGCAAATTATTATCTTCAACACAGTAGTTATCACCCTTTGATCCATAtggaatgaaagaaataagagGATTTTCAATGATTTAGAAAGATCACCTTGTGATTTAGGAAGATATTCAAGCTCTTACGAGTTTTTGGACCAATCGTTCTCCTCTGTTGAGAAACTACTCGATCAGTAGCAttgctttaaatttaaatgcttTTTAATTCTGACTTGTGAGTCTCTTGGACTTCTCTCTAGCactttttgtacttttttgaCTTCTCATACTTTTCTCTcttatatattaatgaagcAGAAATAACAGGGGTGCTAAGGAGGTGTCCACCTAGTGGAGATGTCCTGGTACATCTGACTCATCGTATatcgtttttttaaaaaaaaaagatagtcgactatttttgttatatttgtaaattttttaaatgttgctatatagttaattattttgaatctaattgatagtctctcaattttctttagaTAACCTACCCTGTGGGACAATGCATGGTTACGTTGATACATCGTGCACTAACCTAACGCAAATGCATGCTTTAATTTCCAACGCATGTTTGTAGTGAACATGTGACTTTTATTTAGCTTAGTAACCAACAAAGTATTGGATGTCCAAACCTCACTATTTTTTCAACGttacaaaaaataatgataagaaCAAACAAACTAACATAAAGGTATGTACGTAGCTTATGTTAAAACGTATCAAATACTTTTGTTCAACTTGAGAAAATATTAGGTTTAACTTATTCTCCGTCCCTTTACGATTGATGATTCTTCCATAATTGTAAAATAAGTACGTCGAGTGAAAGTagacaatattttatttaacgaGTGCAAgtaaattctttcttttacattgAAGAATTATAGGGTCTTAATCCTATATAGTTGCCAGGAGGATCATAGTTGCATACAACGAACTGGGACTTCCCTTTACAAGCCACTCTTGCACATCCAAGATGCACGGAGGTTCGCCACACCACCTGAGTATAGTGTCCACAGTCGCCTCCCTTGCATGAGTTTGATGCATAGTCGTATAAATGCTTTTCTCCCACCCACATCTTTACGCCATCCGCACCGGTGAACTCGGGGTAGTAGCCTACCGCTATGTTTTCACCGTATGGTCCCGTGGAGTGAACCAAGGCGCAATCATTTATCCTTTTGTTGGCGTAGGATTGAGCGTAGGCAGCTACAGTGTTGTTCCATGTCATTGGACCGACGCCGACTGTCGCCCGAGCTTTGTTGTGTAGGGAAATGTAGTCTTGAGCGGAGTTTTGGGCATGTGCTAGGAAGAAGAGGAACATGAAAGTGGGAATGAAAATTGCCATTGGAGGGTTTTGACTTtgagttttcattttgatatgttagaaaatgaagagaaagatGATTTTTATAGAGATGAAGATCAATTAAATATGGAATGTGATGAAGGAGAGGaagaaatgtatttgaaaCTGTCTGTATTTTTGCTTCTTTGTTGACCTCTATTTATTAACCtctatttctttccttttcattttgttttaatttgttacatTAATATACAACTAAGGACTAATAATGATGTGCATCTTAAGAGTATGAATGTCAAACATGTTAATTACACAttatttttggttgaaatATTAGTTCAATGAATTGcataagttttagtttttgtgtGTTTTCCCCTTCAAGGATGGAAAAATAGATAACATTGCAATTTTGGAGGTAGGCATTTGAACTGCATTCACCTTATTAACTGAAGTTGAACTTCACCTTATTAACCtctatttctttcctttttattttgttttaatttgttacatTAATATACAACTAAGGACTAATAATGCTGTGCATCTTATGAGTTTGAATGTCAAACATGTTAATTACACAttatttttggttgaaatATTAGTTCAATCAATTTCAtaagttttagttttctatGTCTTCCCCTTTGAGGatggaaaaatataataatattccAAATTTGGAGGTAGGAATTTGAACTCCATTCACCCTTAACTGAAGTTGAACCCTTACCCACACGTTgaactaaacaaatttttttatctttaaccaataaaataaaactttgttttttttattcaaaaatagtttttcttacGAGTTCATCGTGTGAATGTGAGGAGAATTTAAACTTAGTGGCAGCCAGAAATCTAGAAAAATTAAggaataaatacaaaaatttgtgAAGAACATATCTTAGATGCAATGTTGAGAATTGAGTTTcaagtttaattgaaaaaatcgACAGGAGCAAGAACTCGATTCTTCTTAAATTTCGACCATGGGATTTTGTGTCCAGAAACCACTTTGCAATCTAGCAAATAGCCTAAAGCTTTATTCAAATGCTATAAAACTATCTTTTTTAGGATGACTTACTCAAAGAAAAGTACAGAGAGTAATGATTCAAAACCTTTCAACCCTTTCAACCCTTTCTCTTAGAGACCTAAACTTACATTCATCCTTAATTGGAAACTAAACAAAGAACAACAGGAGaggtaagaaaaaaacaatagtaataataagGGATGAAGAAATTACAATTGCCTTTTGGAAATGAAGATAAGAGGTGGAACGAATCTGAGAAAGGCGAGATTTGGAGGCTTCAATGGTAGATTCCAAAGAGTGGTCGTAGCCCATTTGTCGTGTAGTAGAAGAGGTACAGGCGCCGTTGGAGTGGGGAGATGGCCATGAGGAGGCAGTGCCGATGATGGACCTCGTCGTCGTCTGGAGAAGGGAGTTCAAGGAGTTCGGAGATTGGGAGGCAAAAGGGAAGAAATCTGAAAGGGGAGGCGAAAGGGGAGAACGGGTAGAAAGCAGAAAGAGGAGGCAAAAGGGGAGAAAGACGAAAGAAAGGGGAAAGGGGAGAAGGGAATAAGTTAAAAATCcctaaaaaagttattatttttttttatattaaatatattattttatttctattttatgatatcaaataactgtcgcgaaaaatATTTTCCGAAAATTTCcgtcttttcccgccaaaaacgcgtttttttccctttcgtgacattttttttcatccctctattttgtgaaataaataaatgtcatagTAGAGGGTTTTTCTTCTAGTGACATTGTCTTGAATTTGAAAGAATTTATCTACTCCAAATCGATAAGAATCGTACTCATCAAATAGTAGTATGAAAAACTCAAGTGGTTTAGGAGGAGTGTCTAAATATTTGTCTTTGTAAAAGTCGTGTAATTCAAGATAGTTGATTCTGGAtaagttatatattttgtgattctCTTGAATCTTACTAGCTAAATGATATTGTCACCACGTGCCGAAGACGACGCGGAGCGGCCGACGTCCTCAAAAGagctagttttaaaataaaataggagtcgccacaaatattttttacggtgtgattggacaccgaaataaagtaaacaaaaaaaaaatggttgtgAGAAAATTGAGTTGAGTTTgggagtcatttgtgtgtggGGAAGTATTAGCACCTCACAACACCCATTTTAAAAACGGtggtcaaatttcaaatcttaaattgaaaatattttttcatttatttttaaactaatgtCTTATTCTACCCCTCGTTACTTCAATGTTTGaagcaatgatctcataaaataagtggaataaTATTCCATTAATTAAGACTACATATTTAAGGAAAGTTTCTCACTTTAAGataatgagaaattattacaatttctcaaaatctatcgtAGGCTAATTTttgaataaagattttttttaaacattaattaaattcattttttcttataatcaAATCTCGGACTTCCAAAGATATTGATCCCTTACCTCAAGAATCTAAAAATAACGGACTTCCAGTAAGTTCTAGATTCCATcgtatgattttttttaaggaaaacagtataagttttttagaaaagactGGTTTAGGAAATCTTATGAAATcatatcttaaattttgaaggttttgaaaaacataaaacatttatagcATTAGAGACAAATTTGCTAAATGATTATGTGTATACAacaataattatgatatagCAATGTGaatagtaaaagaaaggaaacataataacaataaaaaaaaaagaaagaaagaaagaaacaaaaaagaggagtgaacaaagaaagaaataataagaagaagtagaagaagaaaaacaacaagaaaaaagaaaaagaaccctaatagtaataaaatataatataataataaatgatgataataataataataatggtgaTAACGATAATgataatgacaaaattttctctaTCCTCGTTCTTTATCTctatattttagataaaagaaaataaagataaagagTTGAGATtgttgagcaagaaatttcggccaattaaattttgccacatcatcacaacaaatattcgataattatattttattggatttagaaataaaacatCATAAGTTAAGAAATCGTACTTTTcgctttttttaataatttgtcaTTAACTCACGTGAAATGATAccatattttattacttttagtgttatatattttcattgttGTTCAAACGTCCTTATGCTTAACTCTACTCAACGTTACAATATTTAACTTGCACTAGCATCGATCGAACTCTTAACTTttcgaaaatatattatgaatgTAAATAGAACTAATTACTACCGGATGTGGTAGCTAGACAAAAATAGACAATAATAAAGTTATAGATtaagaatgagaaaataaaattaaaagaaaatatttaaaattttcaattgtaaatatatataatatatggttTCTTTTAGTTACAAGTGGATAGATCTAcaattttgattaatatagAATGCATTTGGTTCAACATTTTCGAATGGATATCACAACATTATGAGGAAGATATTGTTGAGGCTCACTAATTGATGGCATATGGTTATTAAATATACGGTCTTTTTGCTTTCTACATCATGCACTTGCAATCTCACTACTCTTTCCCATTTCCACTTCAAACACGTCCACGTTTTCTATTCTCCTTAATTAGAACAAAGATATgcatcatatatattttcaaaacaaactaaacaataataaatgaatatatataaatataacttaGTAACTCATCTCATCTCATCTCCTCTCCACCTCATTTTAAGCaagattttaagaaaaacaatggagACATCCATCCTTGAGGATACAAATTATATGTGATAGAATTTGCAATTAACTTTTGAACTTTccattataaaatttttgttctCAAACTTTTACCAATCTTAAAATTGAGCTCTCAAGTTTACTAGTTATAGAAATTGGATTCTCATGGGTAGAAATTGACCTTTCAATCTTAAACAATTGGTACCAATTTCTACCATCATATAAGTTTGGAATTCCAATTTTAACATGTGTACAAATTTGAGAGTTGAATTGTGCAACTAATTAACGGTAATTTTTGCAATTTGCtcttaaaaattgtaaaagaaaaaaaaatcataattttcataaaccaaaaactaaaaatcaaatagcaATCAAACGAGACCTTCTTAAATaattcatctttattttacaatactaatttttaataaaaagactATCGTGTGCAAATAAACAAACTCTacttaaaacttcaaattcttTGCATATTTTAGGGTTGACAAGAACAATGGCAAATTAAGAGGtttactttggaaaaatagcaaatttatttttaaattgttagaatagtaaaactaaaaaatctgaaaaaaaaaaataaataaatagaacaaTGTCTCAATGCCCCTACCCAATTCAAAATCAGTTCTAAATACAATTGTTCACCTAAAACCCAAATACActgtaattaaataacacatcCTTGTTAAAATTGTGCATGTTTAGGTATTCAAAGTCGAAAAGAATCCAGCTTCACTACCTTCCACTTTTGTATATTCCACCAAATCTTCAAAGTCTTCGATTATTTGCAGAAAAGATTGGAGCTACAAGTTTCGTCCTCCTCGAAACCTTCAAAGTCTTCATACATTCAGTGCAAATCAAAAAAATTCCTTCTTGTCaaccatcttcttcatcaaaccAATTATAGATTCTTTTTCGTTTTGTGCAAAGGTGAGCTTCTTCAACAGATTTTCTTCTTCGCTcatttaaattacaacaacaatatatccgcttaatttttagaaaacatacAATGTATGTCACAAAAccccaacaacaacaaagtcACTAAAATCCAGTGACTGAGGGTGGAAGTTTTGGCATAATCGGTGAACAAATGCAGACGAAGGAGACCGATGCGGCTGGGCATGCGACGCGCGAAGGAACAAGTGGCACAAAGGCGTTCAACTTTGGATGAAGTAAACATGCGACTAGCGACGTGCAGCAAATGAGATGTTTCCTTGCAGCTTAGTTCTTGATCAACATAATGGAGGAGATGGCTACAAAGTTGGAGATCTCGACTGGACGAAGAACACTCGAACAGAGATGAAGGTGTCGATGGCGGCTAAAGTTTGGTGAGAGTGAAGAAGATGTTGatgaatagtaataataatattagtatattattattttcccttacatatcttccttttcctttttgtcttctccaatttaaataaaacaaatcttttcttttcaattaattctttccaaaaataaaatattcattttttataaatattttggatatattctaaaaaataaaatattcattttttataaatattttggatatattctaaaaggttaaatttaagtttgttattattttggagATATAAAGATAATCTTAGCTGgttaaattcaaactatttttataaatttttaaatcaattttaatagtttGGTGGTTTcgaatcaaaatttaaaattttattttaaaataacaattatgaaaaatagataaagGATATTAACAAGAtaatcctaaaattttgaaattatatttgacattattttaggaaattaATCAAGTACCACAATTGTAGaggaaaatcaaaattttcttagaataatCATATATACATTACGTGcatcataattatataattataggGGTaagatacaattttaattttaacaattttaattttaacccccacaactaaataaattgttaattacttgatttgaaacctacaaactacaaaatctGGAATAAGTTGTAGGCTTAAATCTAGGGATGtttcaatcaaattcatttcaaaagtaaatattcatttaatatttttacacaACTGAATGATTTGCAAATACATCATAATTATGGTTATATTCTATCATTTTAACCTATATCTATCGGATAAGAATTTTCCTCTATacaagtaaaatcaactaaaaatattttttttttaaaaaaaagtgaaattcttatatttatatttaacacAATTTTAGAGAatgatctaaaatttaaattcaaattattattaaaactatatcatGTATTATTGGTTAagatttaccaaatttgaatgttatttacaaaatatagtgaatttgtgttattttcaatatcatgtctcgtttttttttacctattgaaataaattgtatttggAATATGTGAAATCAAGATGAGTAATGATACCACGTCTTGATgaccaaattttttatctttttttgtgtgtCCAAAATCTGTTGATTGGAATATGTTTGTATAATAGAtgactataaaattttaaagattgtgGATCACAATTATGATGTATTTGAGACTCTTACTATGTGAAAATAAACGTAGAtattaacataatttaaaaacacttctcaaaataattattcatggcacaataaaataattttttaaaaataaaaataaatcaattagcACGATCTGAGGAGaagataaaaattttaattcaatttgttaGGAGCAATAAGTATTTTGGAggtatttaaatataaaatttaaattcaataattttataaatattttgaaatataaataatccaaaaattttaattttatgtttgtcattattttagagaTATCAATCCAATAACACGATTTTAGGAGAATTTAcaagaatttaaaatcaaattttaaatggtaGTAAATAATATCTATAGAAAATGTTCctaatttaatgataattaCATAACAAGATTATTGGCGTTATGTTACCATTTATTCCCTAAAATAATtcttaacaatttattattattaatatgatCAATCCGAATATAGAATAATTGCTATATGCATAACTATaggtaaaatatattattttaaattcaaatttttgaatCTTCTAATGAAACTTACAATTAAGCAATATGATAATCTGTTATAAATTTAAGGCATGAATCTAGAATTTAGTTAAATGAGATCgatagataaaataaatacttatttaatattattataaaattgaatgatatttaaatatatcgTAATCGTAATTATGTGTTATGTTCTATTGTTTTACGGTTcacaaatacattgtaattaacAAAGTGATATTCATTCTATCAAGGGGTAAAATCGGCtgaaaaattctcaaaaaaagatatatgttttacaattttgctaaaattaaaattattttgtaaatttgctatttttcaaactGCACTATcttattttgtcattcttACAAATTTCTCCGTATTTTATGGATGATAGGTCTCTTCGATCTCTTGTAAACATGGATagaataattagttttaaaaaataaacaacccCAACATAAACGTTTTGGGAAAAacgttttgaaaaattgaaaagtggAGAAACCTTCCATGGCTTTGTTCAATTTCCAAattatctcttcttttttcttttgaaataagCTACTTAAAACTTAGGAAAATTAGTATGTTTTATCCAAACGTTTTCTTCCAACTAATTAATACATCAAACTACatatttccaaaaaagaaGTGCAAGAAAAATGGAGTACAATTATAGAAGACAAAACAGAAAGATGGAGACGAAGGATAGGTTTTGACTAGAAAGTTGATATAACAGCAAATATTGTTTGAAGGAGAGTGAGAACAATAACCAAGGTTGCAGCAAAGACAGAGATACTAGCCCATGGCGTATTGAAATAGTTATGTTTCAACGAAGCTTTTAACTTATTCCACCGTCTATCACGATGCTCACATAATGCTTTGCTGATACCCTGGAATTTCTTGAAATACTCACTATTATTATCTGACCTATTGACAAATTTACTGAGATTgttaaacaattttgaaacttcTTTATGGCTACCGCCAATATCGTTGACTATGATTCCTGCCTTCTCAAGTAAACTCACGTCTTTTTCTGTGCTTATCAAATAATCCATAAATAAGATATATGAGATTACCttcatttctttataaattttgtcCATATGCTCATACGCTATCAAGTTTCGAGTAATAGTTTCGAAGTAATGGTCAATAACTATAGGTGGGATTTCCAAAACCCCATTTTTGAAGGTTATGTTGGTTATAATTGGAAGCTTTTTTGGCTTCTTGAATGTGACTCCAGCCTCAGAGAGCTCAGTTATGGATGGAGGAATATACATCTTTTTCTCATGGTCATTTTCCCCATGCTTCTTATTTCGTCTAAAACATGAGCACAAATTATTCTTCACCTTCAAataggtttgtttgaagatTGAAAGAGTCTTCTGATTATCTCTATTTTCCGCATgaaccttcttcttctcacttGTTTCGTTGTGACATTCGTCATCATTTGAACTTGAGTTTTCGTAGTATAGTGTTAAGAAATCCAGCAAGTGCTTGGGGTAAAACTCATGCAAAGTAATTGATCTTTTACCAAGCTGTACATAATCTTTTACCCACCCAAGACGAAGATTCTCAAATGTAAGCTCTAGAAAGGGGATAAAGAGGGAATTCTTATCTAGGATTGGGGATTTACGGTTTAGAATTAGGGATTTGGACTGATTGTTATCTCGTGGTATTAGATCaaacaaaagttgaagaatGAAGAACGGAAGTTGATTTTCGAGCTTTATCAAGTCAAAATATACATCAGGAATTATTCCTTGATAATAAAAGAGAAGGTCAACATTTTGATCAATTTTAGAGAACTTATGGTCATCTGAAGTAGTTATGTTATGAACAAGTATAAAGAGTTCTACTATGAAACAACCATCCACAAGCATCATCTTTACAAACTCGTGGTCGTCCATGTCTATCGGATCGGCATAACAACTACGGGCTCGACCTACATAAAATTGAGTGATTTCCACAAGGTTCTCCAATAACTTCTCCCCATAACTATCATCAAAACGACGTAGAAAGTTACGAAGACCTTGAAGCTTATAACATTCTGTAGCATTCAAATCCTTAGAACCATGATGTAGAGGGCCAATGGAAATGACTTGAGGAACATAGGCTGTCATATTCATTTGACATAGCAATTTGGGAACTCTATAAATGTTGCATTCTGTGTTAACAACATGTAGTTGTTTCAACTTGCTCTTTATTGATATCACAATATCACGACAATCATTATTCTCACCAACTTCCATTTCCACGGTTTCAAATCTCCTTaaacaacaaacaacacatccaaatatatatagtttaataatACTGAATGAAATAACACATACCAATAATGTTTACTTTTCCAAACAAAACGCATGATTCAATTTAGCCTTAATTAATCAAAgtcaatatttgtaaaaaaattgttttaatgtCGGTGTTTTAATCGACAAAactgttaaaaatatatacataaactcaatataacaaaatttcagtaTAGAGGAAgatagtagtctatcaattagtaaatatttacaaacaaacaaatcttttaattaaaacacaaTATCTATGTATACAATTTATTGCTTTAAcagatattttgaaattggaagcaCTTCATTCTCagtattattttctattttaaacttaaatacATCTATATGTCTCCAATCCCTCCTTGAAAACAAAGACATGCTAGAAAAGGTAAAGATCATTTCTAGAAACCAAGTTgtaataatgtaaattgaaaatacatCGACCAAAAAGAATAAGATATAAGAACTCAAACGAATTCGAACCAAAgctaaaaagaaatacaaggaataaatattataaaaactatatacACATAAAAGGAAGAGTTTGATAAATTGAGGAAAttagaaaggaagaaaggaaagaagtgAAAGAGTACCTGCTTGCTTCTGTGTGCAAACTTGTATGgaaggaagagagaaatttgGGAATAATTAACTAACTAGATGATTAAGAGAAGACGGGTTGTGAAAATGGAACTCTTTGCTTGCATTTACTACGTACGCAGGTTTTCTGATAACTAACAAAAGGGTGATtgttggatatatatatataacgtAATATTTAAGAACACAGACCCCATCGAGGTTTTGTATTAGTTAAGTTTATTGagtatatatttctttcttgaattaatcaatcaatcaagAAATATCATGCAAGAAAAGAATCAGCTTTACGATCATAGCAATTGGCTAGAGGTCCatatatagaataattattgttgaatGATAGGAAATTTTATCTCAGAATCAATTAGCAACGAAGAAAAATAGTTCATCtatcttttcaaaatcaatttgatttttctaaaacaaagcATCCACGAGACTCACAGGCAACTCCAATAATTACCCCTTCATGTTCATAGGTACGTAGGATAATTATATTGTTACGCAAAAATCCTTGTTTACTACATAAGCAGTTGATGTAACaatttttgtatgtatattGACAATACCACTCACTATTTTTTGTGCCTCATTGTAGGATATGTTAGACATTAGAATCTTACCTAACGTAGGTTGAAGCTAACCTAGCGTGAGTGAAGTAATTTGAAAAATCGAACCAAAACTCCTGAAACTGATCCAACCTTGGCAGACAAGGGGCAGATTGAAAGAATAGTGAAATTCCacccaatccaacccaacgTATGCATTTCGTTTTATACTcataaatgtaatataattattatattattaatacttcatttttttttctattaaaaagttAGTGAATACCACGCGTGAGTTTCATGGTTTGATGGACACTAACGAGACACTAATACTGATGTATGACATTTTgatgtatttaaaatattttcaaacactttttaaaaacaggttaaatcttatttatatatttggatgACTACCCATTACCCTtactttatataaaatattctaCATCGATCCtttgaaatatataacttttacaAAGCTATTGTAGAGAAGAAGGAACGAGAAATGAGAGGGACCTCTCTCTTCATGATCCAAATAAttgaaccaaatataatatatgcaGTTCTAGCAATTGAAGCTGGAAAAGTGAGATAGTGGTGGTGGAAAGAACTATCTGAGAAGAAATTTGTATATCAAACCCACGGCACAACTAATCGATCCACAAAATGAATATTGGGATATGCATAAAATGATGTTTGGAAGTGGCAGGACTCAGGAGtgagaacaaaaaacaaaaacccatAGAAGCTAAGGAAATTATAATTGGACTCACTTGAGCTTAGATTTTGATGAGCTTTGAAGCGGCTTTGCAATTGGTCGAGCAGGGGCACCTCTAGCAACCTTCTTCACATCATACTTAACCGATGAGAAAGCACAGATCACAGCGAGAATCATTGTAGGATAAACATAAACAGCTTTTACAGGATCTGTGTTCACAGGTTTTCCCAGGATTCCTTCCTTAACAAGACCCCAAATTACCAAAAGAGTTCCAAACATGCTCATCCTCCCGGGCTTCAAAAGACCAACAAATGCTCCCGCCACTGAGAAATAGCTTCCCGCAAGAACCTGAGTCCAAGGAACATGTCAATCAATACAGCCTGAAAATACTGCTAGTTATTACCGAGCCTTCAtcttggaagaaaaataacaatgacAGGATCGAAAGGGTTTTTCTTCATAATAGCAGAAGTGGAATGATTCATCTGAAGTGATTTGTGCATCAGTAAGCAATTTCtccaaaaaataacaaaataaacgtCCAGCATCACAAAAAAACATGTGTGTATGTTGCAAGGAAATTCCTTAATCAGATGgaatatttaaatcaattga
Coding sequences:
- the LOC116402142 gene encoding basic form of pathogenesis-related protein 1-like translates to MAIFIPTFMFLFFLAHAQNSAQDYISLHNKARATVGVGPMTWNNTVAAYAQSYANKRINDCALVHSTGPYGENIAVGYYPEFTGADGVKMWVGEKHLYDYASNSCKGGDCGHYTQVVWRTSVHLGCARVACKGKSQFVVCNYDPPGNYIGLRPYNSSM
- the LOC105434669 gene encoding UPF0481 protein At3g47200, with amino-acid sequence MEVGENNDCRDIVISIKSKLKQLHVVNTECNIYRVPKLLCQMNMTAYVPQVISIGPLHHGSKDLNATECYKLQGLRNFLRRFDDSYGEKLLENLVEITQFYVGRARSCYADPIDMDDHEFVKMMLVDGCFIVELFILVHNITTSDDHKFSKIDQNVDLLFYYQGIIPDVYFDLIKLENQLPFFILQLLFDLIPRDNNQSKSLILNRKSPILDKNSLFIPFLELTFENLRLGWVKDYVQLGKRSITLHEFYPKHLLDFLTLYYENSSSNDDECHNETSEKKKVHAENRDNQKTLSIFKQTYLKVKNNLCSCFRRNKKHGENDHEKKMYIPPSITELSEAGVTFKKPKKLPIITNITFKNGVLEIPPIVIDHYFETITRNLIAYEHMDKIYKEMKVISYILFMDYLISTEKDVSLLEKAGIIVNDIGGSHKEVSKLFNNLSKFVNRSDNNSEYFKKFQGISKALCEHRDRRWNKLKASLKHNYFNTPWASISVFAATLVIVLTLLQTIFAVISTF
- the LOC101218289 gene encoding uncharacterized protein LOC101218289 isoform X2, producing the protein MCLLRISCRSGMCTSPLHVTSSQLIASEVFPAPVVKALLYPGAVVNGLVMNLTVPSWSNLFDIYNLTNIKEASAVTDLQRLEVLAGSYFSVAGAFVGLLKPGRMSMFGTLLVIWGLVKEGILGKPVNTDPVKAVYVYPTMILAVICAFSSVKYDVKKVARGAPARPIAKPLQSSSKSKLK